The proteins below are encoded in one region of Mya arenaria isolate MELC-2E11 chromosome 15, ASM2691426v1:
- the LOC128219417 gene encoding uncharacterized protein LOC128219417: MAAGQLIGASLAGAMYDLTGSYTFSFVVGGSLAIVSGFVMIQPYCYVKHHNKHDVICEIAVEEKNALADSTDLNPLSFRSHRDIVNMTVSLESLSAVKRILDIQRSRLSLNVPKNNVDMNGVTKFRNRGKPVHKVVQALKVFGSTDTV; this comes from the coding sequence GAGCAATGTACGACCTCACTGGATCCTACACGTTTTCGTTTGTTGTAGGAGGATCATTGGCCATTGTTAGTGGTTTCGTCATGATTCAACCGTATTGTTACGTAAAGCATCACAACAAACATGACGTCATCTGTGAAATTGCGGTGGAAGAAAAGAACGCTCTTGCAGACTCAACTGACTTAAACCCGCTGTCTTTCAGATCACACAGGGATATTGTTAACATGACAGTTTCGCTTGAAAGTCTTTCAGCTGTGAAACGAATATTGGACATACAGAGGTCAAGGTTATCTTTAAATGTGCCGAAAAACAACGTGGACATGAATGGTGTAACAAAGTTTAGAAACCGCGGCAAGCCGGTCCATAAGGTTGTGCAGGCCCTTAAAGTGTTCGGCTCAACCGACACCGTATAG
- the LOC128219576 gene encoding uncharacterized protein LOC128219576, whose amino-acid sequence MGCFLSLFDRKTTHVHRATSFTTAHSNGIARVPRLDLSTVSENRTRKRRRHKAGGQDDIDGDLVMRLRPPPPPPRSTTPRSPTPERTFLSPRPLPTCPPTPLGERPSLVVQYVEDLEPVMQEVPDEIPVCTAASTNHSNTVSISNVSVYGNSTRDLTQPYGLKKTWSSRNDDLLIEELDTEVEDHSRLSKTRHTFGKEERINPIATDILLPRIKGDAPVSKITVENQKLFENQAKSKDFTGNENIPAEHLGEPENKLMSTMTPKTVLQGSTPGIPNVRSLANGRSGSKRLPINDNDVSNAYLNVYKEEIIKPQSDLTAMNSTIQDRIGEQTADEHSKIASVMLTNKTETKSVPSGTLYESELKRSRESRKRKRGPKRSKPDYTPRPQEVSKIRHTGHSIELNGKSRIRRDSAKTGSTLTLDGKMSLGSNDSLYSFDIEKFNKENDQANQTYSYVRTGTTPINFKGLTDDDKANIIDIEDDDFNDSGDDSWLESKPSEEKFDAFYGMKPYTVLGSTNLNDSDRRRSDSPASGPSTNALSTKQKLLYSRFNRRPYSETVLPSNNRPPLPPGKDIKIRPASETQRKTQTFSRYFASDFDVR is encoded by the exons ATGGGATGCTTTTTGAGCCTGTTCGACCGTAAAACTACGCACGTCCATCGGGCCACAAGCTTCACCACAGCGCATAGCAACGGCATAGCACGAGTTCCAAGGCTTGACCTTTCTACCGTTTCTGAAAACAGAACTCGAAAACGCCGCCGACATAAGGCAGGAGGTCAAGATGACATCGACGGTGACTTAGTTATGCGCTTACGCCCACCACCGCCTCCTCCACGGTCGACAACTCCGCGGTCGCCGACTCCAGAGAGGACGTTCTTGTCACCCCGGCCACTTCCGACGTGTCCTCCAACGCCCCTTGGCGAGCGCCCGTCTCTTGTTGTTCAGTACGTCGAGGATTTGGAACCCGTTATGCAGGAAGTGCCCGACGAAATCCCCGTCTGCACTGCCGCTAGCACAAACCATTCAAACACCGTTTCTATTTCAAACGTCTCAGTTTATGGTAACTCGACAAGAGATTTGACACAACCGTACGGACTTAAGAAGACCTGGTCGAGTCGAAACGACGACCTTCTTATCGAAGAATTGGACACTGAGGTGGAGGATCATAGCAGACTCAG CAAAACTAGACACACATTTGGCAAAGAGGAACGAATCAACCCCATCGCTACAGATATCCTGTTACCAAGAATAAAAGGTGATGCTCCTGTCAGCAAAATTACTGTTGAAAATCAAAAACTGTTCGAAAATCAAGCTAAAAGCAAGGACTTTACCGGGAACGAAAATATTCCAGCTGAGCATTTGGGCGAGCCTGAAAACAAGTTAATGAGCACAATGACGCCTAAAACAGTCCTGCAAGGCTCGACACCTGGTATTCCAAATGTTCGCTCTCTTGCCAATGGAAGAAGTGGGAGTAAAAGGCTTccaataaatgacaatgatgtttcaaatgcttatttaaatgtttataaagaaGAAATCATAAAACCACAATCCGATTTAACTGCAATGAACTCTACAATTCAAGACAGAATTGGTGAACAGACCGCTGATGAACATTCTAAAATCGCGTCTGTAATGCTGACCAATAAGACGGAAACAAAGTCTGTTCCCAGTGGGACTCTCTATGAAAGTGAATTGAAACGTTCTAGGGAAAGTCGTAAACGTAAACGTGGTCCGAAACGGAGTAAACCGGATTATACACCACGACCACAGGAAGTATCCAAAATCAGGCACACAGGTCATTCAATTGAGCTCAATGGAAAGTCGAGAATAAGACGTGACTCTGCTAAAACTGGCAGTACTCTTACGTTAGATGGCAAAATGTCGCTTGGAAGTAACGACTCCCTGTACAGTTTCGACATCGAaaaatttaacaaagaaaaTGACCAGGCAAACCAAACGTATTCTTACGTTAGAACTGGAACCACTCCAATTAACTTTAAAGGCCTAACGGATGACGATAAGGCCAATATAATAGACATAGAGGACGACGATTTTAATGACAGTGGTGACGACTCTTGGCTTGAATCTAAGCCTAGTGAAGAAAAATTCGATGCCTTTTATGGCATGAAACCGTACACAGTTTTAGGAAGTACCAATCTGAATGATTCTGACCGGAGGAGATCTGACTCTCCTGCAAGCGGACCTTCTACCAACGCGCTGAGCACCAAACAGAAGCTTCTGTACTCGCGGTTTAACCGCAGACCTTATTCTGAGACAGTTCTGCCATCAAATAACAGGCCACCGTTACCCCCTGGTAAAGATATCAAAATAAGACCCGCCTCAGAAACTCagagaaaaacacaaacattttcaagatattttgCATCGGACTTTGACGTCAGGTGA